In Candidatus Margulisiibacteriota bacterium, the genomic stretch TATATTGTATTGGCCGAAAATATGGCATCAAAATATTCATTCGGATAAGGTAAACTGGCAATGCTGGCATTTTTCAGTTCAAGCCGGCCATCCCTGATTAACTTTTTGTATTTTTTCTGGGCCAACAAAATCATATCTTCAGAAAAATCTATGCCCACAAGTTTTGCGGCTTTATTTTCCAGCATGGGAAAAAGTATCCCCGGCCCAAAACCGATGTCGGCGATAACATCGCTCTTTTGCCCCTTGTATAAAGATTGCATAAAGTCTATTAAGGAGTAATTGCTGCGAGAAAGAATATAAGTAATAATATTTCTTCCGAACCAGCCTGTGGGCTTGCGGGATTGCTCACTGCTATATCTTGATGGTATAAGATGTAAACAAAATCGTAAGAATTTTTCAAAACTCATATCGCTATTATATATTATTTCTTGAAAAATTTACTACTAACACATAACACTTACCCCTTATCTCCTATCCCTTACCCCCCAGAGCTCCGAGCCCCGAGCCCCGAGCCCTGAACGTGATTGCGATGACAGGGTGAGGCGTTTCCTCCCCTTTTAAAGGGGAGGTGTGTTGAGCTACGCGAAACACGGAGGGGTGCTTTCCCCCTTTCTCCGTTTACGGAGAGAGGGTCGGGGAGAGAGGCGGTCATTCCCCAGCCCCCAGCTAACTGCTATAATAAAAAATATGTTAAAAGAGTTTTTAAAACCCTCTGCCTTTTACAAATC encodes the following:
- a CDS encoding class I SAM-dependent methyltransferase, which gives rise to MSFEKFLRFCLHLIPSRYSSEQSRKPTGWFGRNIITYILSRSNYSLIDFMQSLYKGQKSDVIADIGFGPGILFPMLENKAAKLVGIDFSEDMILLAQKKYKKLIRDGRLELKNASIASLPYPNEYFDAIFSANTIYFWPDPEQNAREVLRVLKPGGKFIVGFATKEQLEKVNPEPDIFKLYSSADVETLLKKAGFSETQSFSKKEPQVGKDSYCVVGRK